Proteins co-encoded in one Chitinophagales bacterium genomic window:
- a CDS encoding dienelactone hydrolase family protein, which yields MKTLNLILILSFAIFTQALQSQTVSPSPIWKAGRNDVRIEVENASRHFIVSIPQNYTGKQAFPVVLMFHGTSGTGEKFYNISGWKEKGEEEGIITVFPTALKYCYIDEGQQKNNTKWNDGKLETYVCSGVTLKDDVLFVRKILVQMRSHLNIDDSRIYASGFSNGAGFVSRLAVELSDELAAVAAVAGGLQTQITATPKAFIPICLMVGNQDDRFIAAHGGQPLPYQPADLEQDPLIRDFIGRFLNKFELSEQHTTIERKHQIILKFEENTNTTNDNLFVFSMVQGLKHNYPNGKNHPLKGARIFWEFFKQYSK from the coding sequence ATGAAAACATTGAATCTTATTCTTATCCTCAGCTTCGCAATCTTCACACAAGCACTTCAAAGTCAAACCGTTTCACCTTCTCCAATATGGAAAGCAGGCCGAAACGATGTTCGCATTGAAGTAGAAAATGCGAGCCGTCATTTCATTGTATCCATTCCACAAAACTACACTGGTAAACAAGCTTTCCCCGTTGTATTGATGTTTCACGGCACAAGTGGCACAGGCGAAAAATTCTACAACATTTCGGGATGGAAAGAAAAAGGAGAAGAAGAAGGTATCATTACCGTTTTTCCTACTGCCCTGAAATACTGCTATATAGATGAAGGACAGCAAAAAAACAACACAAAATGGAATGATGGGAAGTTAGAAACCTACGTTTGTTCAGGCGTGACCTTGAAGGATGATGTATTGTTTGTTAGAAAGATTTTGGTGCAAATGCGTTCACACTTGAACATTGATGACAGTCGTATTTATGCTTCTGGATTCTCCAATGGAGCAGGTTTTGTGAGTCGGTTGGCGGTAGAATTGTCAGATGAATTGGCGGCAGTTGCAGCCGTAGCAGGAGGATTGCAAACACAAATTACCGCTACTCCAAAGGCATTTATTCCGATTTGTTTGATGGTAGGAAATCAAGACGACCGTTTTATTGCAGCACATGGCGGGCAGCCTCTCCCCTACCAACCCGCAGATTTAGAACAAGATCCGCTTATTCGTGACTTCATTGGTCGTTTTCTCAACAAATTTGAACTGAGCGAACAACATACTACTATAGAACGCAAACACCAGATAATTCTCAAATTTGAAGAGAATACCAATACTACAAACGATAATCTATTTGTTTTTTCTATGGTACAAGGCTTGAAACACAATTATCCGAATGGGAAAAACCATCCTTTGAAAGGTGCGAGAATATTCTGGGAATTTTTCAAACAGTATTCAAAATAG
- a CDS encoding thioredoxin family protein, protein MKNIILNILSLIITMTFVVTANAQSMKTEKGIEFFEGSLEELLAHAKQTDKAIFIDAYTPWCGPCKVMEKKVFILPEVSDFYNNFYISYKLNMESSEGVEFAKQHDVNVYPTYLYLNAKGEEKRRAIGASQPNKFVAEAREALIDEEKMAAMAVEYLEGRSDQAFLATYMQQLWIADAAEYEQVAMNYFNTLSTADLNNESNLKLVYALANDITLKGFEVFANNSPLFVEMYGEKSVADKMVVAAFNSLDHAIDSKDYTLFDQIISTIQLSGSDKTSTYTYRASLKFYEGVGEWDKYTVVADQMLSITEMDKSESAYINNIAWNVYENASNDSMLEKAVVWTKQSIELESTYYNNDTLASLYYKLGKYDEAKEAAQNAVNIAEAKGMSAKGAKKMLLKIEMKSAM, encoded by the coding sequence ATGAAAAATATAATTCTAAACATATTGAGCTTAATTATCACGATGACTTTTGTTGTGACAGCAAATGCTCAATCTATGAAAACTGAGAAAGGTATCGAATTTTTTGAAGGTTCTTTGGAAGAATTATTAGCTCATGCCAAACAAACAGATAAAGCCATTTTTATTGATGCTTACACTCCTTGGTGTGGCCCTTGCAAGGTAATGGAAAAGAAAGTATTCATTTTGCCAGAAGTAAGTGACTTTTACAATAATTTCTACATCAGCTACAAACTCAACATGGAAAGCAGCGAAGGAGTAGAATTTGCGAAACAACACGATGTAAATGTTTATCCTACTTACTTATACTTGAACGCAAAAGGAGAAGAGAAAAGAAGAGCAATTGGTGCAAGTCAGCCCAACAAATTTGTTGCAGAAGCGAGAGAGGCCTTAATTGATGAAGAAAAAATGGCTGCAATGGCTGTTGAATATTTAGAAGGAAGAAGCGACCAAGCATTTTTAGCTACTTATATGCAACAATTATGGATAGCAGATGCAGCAGAATACGAACAAGTTGCCATGAATTACTTCAATACTTTGAGCACAGCAGATTTGAACAATGAAAGCAATTTGAAATTGGTTTATGCTTTGGCAAATGACATCACCTTGAAAGGTTTTGAAGTATTTGCAAACAACAGCCCTTTATTTGTAGAGATGTATGGCGAGAAAAGTGTGGCAGATAAAATGGTAGTTGCAGCTTTCAACAGTTTAGACCATGCAATTGACAGCAAAGACTATACTTTATTTGACCAAATCATCAGCACTATTCAATTATCTGGAAGCGACAAAACAAGTACATATACTTACAGAGCTTCTTTGAAATTCTATGAAGGAGTTGGTGAGTGGGACAAATACACAGTAGTAGCGGATCAAATGTTGTCTATCACAGAAATGGACAAATCAGAATCTGCTTATATCAACAACATCGCTTGGAATGTATATGAAAATGCAAGCAATGACTCAATGTTGGAAAAAGCGGTTGTTTGGACAAAACAATCCATCGAATTAGAAAGCACTTACTACAACAATGATACCTTGGCTTCTTTGTACTACAAATTAGGAAAATACGACGAAGCAAAAGAGGCTGCACAAAATGCGGTAAACATTGCAGAAGCAAAAGGCATGAGTGCAAAAGGTGCAAAGAAAATGTTGCTGAAAATTGAAATGAAATCAGCAATGTAA
- a CDS encoding TlpA disulfide reductase family protein has protein sequence MKQFFLLLLLIMSVCNACFQTPTQAQTVQISGKIEEPVSIKENDEFRQLPIVFYLDDLLRNEKYEITPDKLGNFQVQIPVTQPTPAYFEYNGKKAQMFLSPGEIVQMSFSNSLFDSTLKFEGGGEIHNTYCAEFRKRFNNDNIDYDLSQRRSVMSAPTFSSYCQNLRLKESAFLRNYLAQNEGTSLSFKTWAQSAIEYRTANRTTSYFYKTSDKFHDGYIDFALQFSLSNPEALVASEYLKFLENHLRHLCMRDPLQMQEQREKRGEPWLVRAFEIAPKAFNGKVLDYVQAYLTLVLIDAESSYANSLYEEYKRTGKDPVLKELLSKRFNKYSTEMSNVKPPIDARLFIVNQESPLTFDQLLSQYRGKVVYLDFWASWCKPCMEEMTYSPQLKEYFHNKEVVFVYLSSDDSDGQWRKNIAQLQVGGDHYLMDEDLKDSAYTRLLVTGLPRYALIDKEGEIADGDAKRPSNGSLKYDINRLLEKE, from the coding sequence ATGAAGCAATTTTTTCTACTGTTGTTGTTGATTATGAGTGTCTGCAATGCTTGTTTTCAGACTCCTACACAAGCACAAACTGTCCAAATATCAGGCAAGATTGAAGAACCTGTCAGTATCAAGGAAAATGACGAATTTCGTCAATTACCCATTGTTTTTTATTTAGATGATTTGTTGAGAAATGAAAAATACGAAATAACTCCCGACAAATTGGGTAATTTTCAAGTACAAATCCCGGTTACCCAACCCACTCCTGCTTACTTTGAATACAATGGCAAAAAAGCACAGATGTTTTTGAGTCCGGGGGAAATTGTTCAAATGAGTTTTTCTAATAGTTTGTTCGACAGCACTTTGAAGTTTGAAGGAGGAGGAGAAATACACAACACCTATTGCGCTGAATTCAGAAAAAGATTTAACAATGATAATATTGATTACGATCTATCCCAGAGGCGCAGTGTGATGAGTGCTCCAACTTTTAGCAGTTACTGTCAAAATCTTAGATTGAAGGAAAGCGCTTTTTTGAGAAACTATTTAGCGCAAAATGAAGGCACTTCTCTATCCTTCAAGACTTGGGCACAATCTGCCATTGAATACCGAACGGCCAATCGAACAACAAGTTATTTTTATAAAACCTCAGATAAATTCCACGACGGTTATATTGACTTCGCCCTTCAGTTTAGTCTCAGCAATCCAGAAGCGTTGGTTGCAAGTGAATATCTGAAATTTTTAGAAAACCATCTTCGGCATTTGTGTATGCGTGACCCACTTCAAATGCAGGAACAGCGCGAAAAACGTGGTGAACCTTGGCTTGTTAGAGCTTTCGAGATTGCTCCAAAGGCTTTCAATGGCAAGGTTTTAGACTATGTACAAGCCTATTTGACACTAGTGCTTATTGATGCAGAGTCGAGTTATGCCAATAGTTTGTACGAAGAATATAAGAGAACAGGCAAAGACCCTGTTTTGAAAGAACTCCTGAGCAAACGCTTCAATAAATACAGCACTGAAATGAGCAATGTCAAGCCTCCTATTGATGCACGCTTGTTCATTGTCAATCAAGAATCTCCGCTTACTTTCGATCAGTTATTATCGCAGTATCGAGGTAAGGTAGTGTACTTAGATTTTTGGGCAAGTTGGTGCAAACCCTGCATGGAAGAAATGACGTATAGCCCTCAACTGAAAGAGTATTTCCACAACAAAGAAGTTGTATTCGTTTATTTATCTTCGGATGATTCGGATGGTCAATGGCGAAAAAATATTGCCCAACTACAGGTTGGAGGGGATCATTACTTGATGGATGAAGACCTAAAAGATTCTGCTTATACCCGTCTATTGGTCACAGGATTACCCCGTTATGCATTGATTGATAAAGAAGGAGAGAT